The following coding sequences lie in one Thermodesulfobacteriota bacterium genomic window:
- the gpW gene encoding gpW family head-tail joining protein yields MATAQELLDAANAAILRILSDGQEVVTVGGRRFTEANLADLRAFRDQLQAEVGAARRPGILDRARHGVVRR; encoded by the coding sequence ATGGCGACGGCGCAAGAGCTCCTCGACGCGGCAAACGCGGCCATCCTGCGGATACTGTCCGACGGCCAGGAGGTGGTGACCGTGGGCGGCCGGCGGTTCACCGAGGCTAACCTGGCCGACCTGCGGGCCTTCCGCGACCAGCTCCAGGCAGAGGTGGGCGCGGCGCGCCGGCCGGGGATCCTGGACCGGGCCCGGCACGGGGTGGTGCGGCGATGA
- a CDS encoding DUF2335 domain-containing protein, producing the protein MKKSRPVKPASAPGAPHILSGAPAGTPPQHLASAKLTATLFNGPLPPPDAFEHYERTLPGAANRILAMAERQEAHRHAIEGDAVRAKIRQAYVGQAAGFLLAVTAIGGGMALMYAGQSGWGFATVVTAVSGLVGTFVYGHRAQQKELERKRQA; encoded by the coding sequence GTGAAGAAATCCAGGCCGGTCAAGCCGGCGTCGGCTCCGGGCGCGCCCCACATCCTTTCCGGTGCTCCCGCGGGAACCCCGCCGCAGCACCTGGCCTCTGCCAAGCTCACCGCCACCCTGTTCAACGGGCCGCTCCCACCCCCCGACGCCTTCGAGCACTACGAACGAACCCTGCCCGGCGCGGCCAATCGCATCCTCGCCATGGCAGAGAGGCAGGAGGCACACCGCCACGCCATCGAAGGCGACGCCGTGCGCGCCAAGATCCGCCAGGCCTACGTCGGGCAGGCGGCCGGTTTCCTCCTCGCCGTCACCGCCATCGGCGGCGGCATGGCCCTGATGTATGCCGGCCAGAGCGGCTGGGGCTTTGCCACCGTGGTCACCGCCGTCAGCGGCCTGGTGGGCACCTTCGTGTACGGTCATCGGGCGCAGCAAAAGGAGCTCGAGCGAAAGCGCCAGGCCTGA